In one Rugosibacter aromaticivorans genomic region, the following are encoded:
- a CDS encoding entericidin A/B family lipoprotein yields the protein MVRILTAFTLITLLAACNTVHGIGKDIEKGGEAIQKSTN from the coding sequence ATGGTACGCATTTTGACAGCCTTTACTTTAATCACTCTGCTTGCTGCCTGTAATACCGTTCATGGCATTGGCAAAGATATCGAGAAGGGTGGCGAGGCGATTCAGAAATCAACCAATTAA
- the leuD gene encoding 3-isopropylmalate dehydratase small subunit, translated as MEKFITHEGLVVPLDRANVDTDAIIPKQFLKSIKRSGFGPNAFDEWRYLDHGEPGMDNSKRIKNPDFILNQERYQGASILLVRSNFGCGSSREHAPWALQDFGFRAILGESFADIFFNNCFKNGLLPIVLSKAEIDALFTLTESTPGFRITIDLAAQVVSRPDGHKIPFALDAFRKECLLNGWDDIGLTLRHAEKIRAFEAQRRIEQPWLFA; from the coding sequence ATGGAAAAATTTATTACTCATGAAGGTCTGGTTGTGCCCTTGGATCGTGCCAACGTCGATACCGATGCCATCATTCCCAAGCAGTTCCTCAAATCGATCAAGCGTTCAGGGTTTGGCCCGAATGCGTTCGATGAGTGGCGCTATCTGGATCACGGCGAGCCGGGGATGGATAACTCGAAGCGCATAAAAAATCCGGATTTCATCCTCAACCAGGAACGTTATCAGGGTGCGTCGATTCTGCTGGTACGGAGTAATTTTGGCTGTGGCTCTTCGCGTGAGCATGCGCCGTGGGCATTGCAGGATTTTGGTTTCCGCGCCATTCTGGGCGAATCGTTCGCCGACATTTTTTTCAACAATTGTTTTAAAAATGGGCTATTGCCCATTGTGTTGTCAAAAGCTGAAATTGATGCGCTCTTTACTTTAACGGAGAGCACGCCTGGGTTTCGCATAACGATTGATCTTGCTGCGCAGGTGGTCAGTCGTCCTGACGGCCATAAAATACCTTTTGCCCTGGATGCCTTTCGCAAGGAGTGCCTGCTGAATGGGTGGGACGATATTGGCCTGACTTTGCGGCATGCTGAAAAAATTCGCGCTTTTGAAGCGCAACGGCGCATTGAACAACCCTGGCTTTTTGCCTAG
- the leuB gene encoding 3-isopropylmalate dehydrogenase, whose product MKICVLPGDGIGPEITAEALRVLRALDLSFETEEAPVGGAGYRASGHPLPEATLKLAQQSDAILFGAVGDFSLDTLPRELRPEQAILGLRKAFNLFANFRPALVYPELVHASTLRPEVVAGLDILIIRELTGDIYFGQPRGIRTLENGVREGFDTMRYSEPEIQRVAHVAFQAARKRNKRLCSVDKANVLDTMQLWREVVIAVGAEYPDVELSHIYVDNAAMQLLKNPKQFDVMVTGNMFGDILSDEASMLTGSIGLLPSASLNENNFGLYEPIHGSAPDIAGKGVANPLATILSAAMMLRFSFGLNDAALRIESAVKKVLAQGYRTADIAEPGLSTVGTREMSDAVVAAL is encoded by the coding sequence ATGAAGATTTGTGTTCTCCCCGGTGACGGGATTGGCCCTGAAATCACGGCAGAAGCGTTGCGCGTATTGCGTGCACTTGATTTGTCCTTTGAAACAGAAGAAGCGCCTGTAGGCGGTGCAGGTTACCGGGCATCGGGGCATCCGCTACCCGAGGCAACACTTAAGCTGGCACAACAGTCAGACGCCATTCTGTTTGGTGCGGTGGGCGATTTTTCACTGGATACCTTGCCGCGCGAGTTGCGTCCTGAGCAGGCGATTCTTGGGTTACGCAAGGCATTCAATCTATTTGCCAATTTTCGTCCCGCACTGGTCTATCCTGAATTAGTGCATGCATCAACGCTGCGCCCAGAGGTTGTTGCCGGGTTGGATATTCTGATCATTCGTGAACTTACAGGTGACATTTATTTTGGCCAGCCGCGCGGTATTCGCACGCTGGAAAATGGTGTACGTGAAGGGTTTGACACGATGCGCTATTCTGAACCAGAGATTCAGCGTGTGGCACATGTCGCATTTCAGGCGGCAAGAAAGCGCAACAAGCGCTTGTGCTCGGTGGATAAAGCCAATGTGCTGGATACCATGCAGCTTTGGCGTGAAGTCGTTATTGCCGTTGGTGCGGAATACCCTGATGTCGAATTGAGCCACATCTACGTGGATAACGCGGCGATGCAATTGCTGAAAAACCCCAAGCAGTTTGATGTCATGGTGACGGGCAATATGTTTGGCGATATTCTTTCCGATGAGGCGTCTATGTTGACCGGCTCAATTGGGTTGTTGCCTTCCGCTTCGCTGAACGAAAATAATTTTGGTTTATATGAGCCTATTCACGGCTCAGCACCTGATATCGCTGGCAAAGGCGTGGCAAATCCGCTCGCAACCATTCTTTCTGCGGCCATGATGTTGCGCTTTAGTTTCGGGTTGAATGATGCCGCGCTGCGTATTGAATCTGCCGTGAAAAAAGTTCTGGCACAGGGCTATCGAACAGCTGACATCGCTGAGCCGGGCCTCAGTACAGTAGGTACCAGAGAAATGAGTGACGCCGTTGTGGCGGCGCTGTAA
- the asd gene encoding aspartate-semialdehyde dehydrogenase yields the protein MKRVGLIGWRGMVGSVLMQRMREEGDFSLIEPIFFTTSNLGGQAPDVGQGTSLLKDAKNIADLKVMDIIITCQGGDYTTEIFPQLRAAGWSGHWIDAASSLRMQDDTVIILDPVNWDVIKQSLSCGGRNWIGGNCTVSLMLMALGGLFKADLIEWVTAMTYQAASGAGAQNMRELLVQMGEAHRVAKGLLEDPASAILDIDREVAGILRDETFPTDNFGVPLAGSLIPWIDKDLGNGQSREEWKGQAETNKILGHVATPVPVDGLCVRIGAMRCHSQALTIKLKQDVPLEDIHGLLAAHNDWVKVVPNQRDITVKDLTPVAVTGTLTVPVGRLRKLAMGPEYISAFTVGDQLLWGAAEPLRRMLRILLEA from the coding sequence ATGAAGCGAGTAGGTCTCATTGGTTGGCGGGGAATGGTAGGTTCTGTGCTCATGCAGCGCATGCGCGAAGAGGGTGATTTTTCGCTGATTGAGCCAATATTTTTCACCACATCCAATTTGGGCGGCCAAGCGCCCGATGTGGGGCAGGGTACTTCGTTACTCAAAGACGCAAAAAATATCGCCGATCTAAAAGTGATGGATATCATCATCACCTGCCAGGGCGGTGATTACACGACAGAAATTTTCCCCCAACTGCGTGCGGCAGGTTGGTCTGGCCATTGGATTGATGCAGCATCGAGTTTGCGTATGCAAGACGATACGGTGATTATTCTTGATCCAGTGAATTGGGATGTGATCAAGCAAAGTTTGTCCTGCGGGGGGCGTAACTGGATTGGTGGTAACTGCACCGTGAGTTTGATGCTGATGGCTCTGGGTGGGCTGTTTAAAGCAGATTTGATCGAGTGGGTTACCGCTATGACGTATCAGGCGGCGTCAGGTGCTGGCGCACAGAATATGCGCGAATTGCTGGTGCAAATGGGAGAAGCCCATCGCGTCGCCAAGGGATTGCTGGAAGACCCCGCTTCGGCTATTTTGGACATTGATCGTGAAGTAGCTGGAATTCTCCGCGATGAGACTTTTCCTACCGATAACTTTGGCGTGCCATTGGCCGGATCATTGATCCCGTGGATTGACAAAGATTTAGGCAATGGTCAAAGCAGGGAAGAGTGGAAAGGGCAGGCGGAAACCAACAAAATTCTGGGGCATGTGGCAACCCCCGTTCCGGTCGATGGCTTGTGTGTACGCATTGGTGCCATGCGGTGCCATTCGCAAGCATTGACCATCAAGCTCAAGCAAGATGTACCGCTAGAGGATATTCATGGGCTATTGGCTGCACATAATGATTGGGTCAAAGTCGTCCCCAATCAGCGAGACATCACCGTGAAAGATTTGACTCCCGTTGCTGTTACAGGAACGCTGACCGTTCCGGTTGGTCGGTTACGGAAACTTGCCATGGGCCCAGAATATATATCGGCTTTTACCGTTGGTGATCAGCTCCTGTGGGGGGCGGCCGAGCCTTTACGCCGGATGTTGCGTATTTTACTTGAGGCTTAA
- a CDS encoding FimV/HubP family polar landmark protein: MLKTDKKTKLLKVAAIAMAMAFIPFLGHAAGLGKIAVYSALGQPLKAEIEVTATADELSSLQAKLASADAFRQADVEYNPVLSSLKFSRGFTERNGHRYIQVTTDRPVNEPFINMLVEMNWASGRLVREYTFLLDPPDLGSATANAPVSPPPVPLVADNAQPAKSDRVDPIKENAPSEVSRQSTKLSQPSPAISAKTSAAANGKSHKVRTGDTLGKIAAQTRPEGVSLEQVLVALLHSNQEAFDGGNMNRLKAGKILAIPDAEVMNQISTSAAKKEIVAQAADFNAYRKRLASSVGAQAGVDDKSQQAASGKITPKVEDNFPAPNGKDKLDVSRTENAKGGDSDSKARVAALEADLLARDKALKEAQSRTAELEKSLSKLKQLTELKSKAGADLQQQAQTTKPASTPANPVLAVVPPSTSVASPTVAADKAPMVEPLAPSTETVKSKAPVSPPSPKPQTVVVPPSVPEPEPDFLEKNSTLILGGGGILALLLGWLGLSAWKKKKEKVALSGMSVASDFLSQSTFGPSVGAASASSFSSSASEQNASQFSVSTQGAVEPFVDALSQADTFLAFGRHEQAEEILLSALETQPERHALYLKLLEIYAEQDKPAAFETLAKRFHDQTAGEGPDWEMARSLGVSIDPDNALYQLPSKYKLSEAVTGDAVLAGAAVGAVLSQTHLGADVHEASGALLKESQKIQDNKTQDIAYEQAQEIQAIDTETLDFDLDFDLDDIAAPVAEANPSIPALATRPEMSTLDFNLDLDLPDEPSAVDVETSVDSRMVLDAMPAAAPLELPLAEEAGNSIDFDFDLPLADVSSASATSPNLKLDTIDLDLDADLSAPTFGEAAEEGADNPEVSTKLELAAAYEEMGDNAGATELYQEALIEGSKPQQEFARAKLASLA, from the coding sequence GTGCTTAAAACTGACAAAAAAACCAAGCTTCTCAAGGTGGCTGCTATTGCTATGGCAATGGCTTTCATCCCGTTTTTGGGACATGCTGCGGGGCTTGGAAAGATTGCCGTTTATTCCGCGCTTGGTCAGCCGCTCAAGGCCGAAATTGAAGTCACTGCCACCGCCGACGAGTTATCCTCACTGCAAGCAAAACTGGCCTCGGCCGATGCTTTTCGTCAGGCAGATGTTGAATATAACCCGGTTCTTTCCAGCTTGAAATTTTCGCGCGGCTTCACTGAGCGTAATGGGCATCGCTACATTCAGGTCACCACAGATAGACCTGTGAATGAGCCCTTTATCAATATGCTGGTTGAGATGAACTGGGCTTCAGGGCGTTTGGTTCGTGAGTACACATTTCTGTTGGACCCTCCTGATCTTGGCTCCGCAACGGCTAATGCGCCTGTTTCGCCACCGCCAGTACCTCTCGTTGCAGATAATGCGCAACCAGCAAAGAGTGACCGGGTTGATCCAATAAAAGAAAACGCACCCTCCGAAGTTTCGCGTCAAAGCACCAAGTTATCGCAGCCATCCCCTGCGATATCTGCCAAGACAAGCGCTGCTGCGAATGGAAAAAGTCATAAGGTGCGTACTGGCGATACCCTCGGGAAAATTGCTGCACAGACACGCCCTGAAGGTGTTAGTTTGGAGCAGGTGCTGGTGGCGTTGCTCCACTCTAATCAGGAAGCCTTTGACGGTGGCAACATGAATCGTCTCAAGGCAGGAAAAATTCTTGCGATTCCTGATGCGGAAGTCATGAATCAGATCTCAACCAGTGCGGCGAAAAAGGAAATTGTTGCACAGGCTGCGGATTTTAATGCTTACCGTAAAAGGCTGGCATCATCTGTCGGTGCGCAAGCGGGTGTTGATGACAAAAGCCAACAAGCGGCAAGTGGAAAAATAACACCCAAAGTAGAAGACAATTTTCCTGCACCCAATGGAAAAGACAAGTTGGATGTTTCACGAACAGAAAATGCAAAAGGGGGCGACAGTGATTCGAAGGCACGTGTTGCAGCACTGGAAGCTGATCTGCTGGCACGTGATAAGGCACTGAAAGAAGCCCAGAGCCGTACCGCCGAGCTTGAAAAGAGTTTGAGCAAGCTAAAGCAGCTTACTGAGCTGAAAAGTAAAGCAGGTGCTGACCTTCAGCAACAGGCACAAACAACAAAGCCAGCCTCGACCCCTGCAAATCCAGTGCTAGCGGTAGTTCCTCCATCAACCTCTGTAGCATCCCCTACTGTTGCGGCTGATAAAGCGCCCATGGTAGAACCCCTGGCACCATCGACTGAAACTGTAAAGTCCAAGGCTCCGGTTAGCCCGCCGTCGCCCAAGCCACAGACAGTCGTGGTGCCACCCTCTGTGCCTGAGCCAGAACCTGATTTCCTGGAAAAAAACAGCACACTGATACTTGGCGGCGGCGGAATCCTTGCTCTGCTGCTCGGCTGGCTGGGTCTCTCTGCTTGGAAAAAGAAAAAAGAGAAAGTTGCGCTGAGTGGAATGAGTGTTGCTAGCGACTTTTTATCGCAATCAACTTTTGGCCCATCGGTAGGTGCGGCAAGCGCTTCTTCCTTTTCCTCATCGGCGAGTGAACAGAACGCTAGCCAGTTTAGCGTGAGCACTCAAGGGGCAGTTGAGCCGTTTGTTGATGCGTTATCGCAAGCGGATACCTTTCTTGCATTTGGCCGTCATGAACAAGCAGAAGAAATTTTGCTTTCAGCACTAGAGACGCAACCTGAACGACATGCGCTTTATCTGAAATTGCTTGAAATTTACGCGGAGCAAGATAAACCTGCCGCGTTTGAAACCCTCGCAAAACGTTTTCATGATCAAACTGCAGGCGAAGGTCCGGACTGGGAGATGGCTCGGTCATTGGGGGTTTCGATTGATCCTGATAATGCGTTGTATCAGTTGCCGTCCAAATATAAATTATCCGAGGCAGTCACGGGTGATGCAGTACTGGCTGGAGCAGCAGTTGGAGCTGTTTTATCTCAGACACATTTAGGTGCTGATGTTCATGAAGCGTCTGGAGCTCTTCTGAAGGAGAGTCAGAAGATTCAAGATAATAAAACTCAAGATATAGCTTATGAGCAGGCGCAAGAGATTCAAGCAATCGATACGGAAACGCTCGATTTTGATCTAGACTTTGACTTGGATGATATTGCTGCGCCAGTTGCTGAAGCAAACCCTTCTATCCCAGCATTGGCAACTCGACCTGAAATGTCGACTTTGGATTTCAATCTCGATCTGGATTTGCCTGATGAACCCTCAGCAGTGGATGTTGAAACGTCTGTCGATTCTCGCATGGTTCTTGATGCGATGCCTGCAGCTGCACCACTGGAGCTACCGCTTGCTGAAGAAGCAGGCAACAGTATTGATTTTGACTTTGATCTACCCCTGGCTGATGTATCCTCAGCGTCCGCGACTTCGCCAAATCTGAAACTGGATACCATTGATCTTGATTTAGATGCCGACTTGTCAGCGCCGACTTTTGGTGAGGCAGCAGAAGAGGGTGCGGATAACCCTGAGGTATCTACCAAGCTTGAACTGGCAGCAGCCTATGAAGAGATGGGGGATAACGCAGGGGCAACGGAGCTTTATCAAGAGGCGCTGATCGAAGGCAGCAAGCCGCAACAAGAATTTGCTCGTGCCAAACTAGCTAGCCTTGCTTGA
- the truA gene encoding tRNA pseudouridine(38-40) synthase TruA, translated as MRIALGVEYEGSTFCGWQSQAGGGSVQDALESALSAIADTSVRVICAGRTDAGVHALEQVVHFDSPVERPLTAWVRGVNAHLPPMVAVRWAQPMPDDFHARFSAQGRRYRYVLLNRAERPGLMARRVGWFHLPLDLSAMQAASIFLLGTHDFSAFRSAECQAKSPVKELRKISIARQGDLILFDFEADGFLHHMVRNLIGALVYIGKGAYPPAWLAELLAAKNRALAAPTFAACGLYFAGVDYDARWQIKVGAGDAVSAPIIFVPPITPPIPA; from the coding sequence ATGAGAATTGCCTTGGGCGTTGAATACGAAGGGTCTACGTTCTGTGGCTGGCAGTCGCAGGCGGGTGGCGGGTCTGTGCAAGATGCGCTGGAGTCTGCACTATCCGCCATTGCAGATACATCGGTGCGCGTTATCTGCGCTGGCCGCACCGATGCGGGAGTGCATGCGTTAGAACAAGTAGTGCATTTTGATTCGCCCGTTGAGCGCCCGTTGACCGCCTGGGTACGAGGAGTGAACGCCCATTTGCCCCCCATGGTTGCCGTGCGTTGGGCACAGCCAATGCCAGATGATTTTCATGCGCGCTTTTCAGCACAAGGCAGGCGTTATCGCTATGTGCTGCTTAACCGTGCGGAGCGTCCGGGTCTCATGGCGCGTCGCGTGGGTTGGTTTCATTTGCCGCTCGATTTGTCTGCCATGCAAGCGGCCAGTATTTTCTTGTTGGGTACGCATGACTTTTCAGCATTTCGTTCGGCCGAATGTCAGGCCAAGTCGCCTGTTAAAGAGCTACGTAAAATTTCCATAGCGCGTCAGGGCGACTTGATATTGTTTGATTTTGAGGCAGATGGATTTTTGCATCACATGGTGCGAAACCTGATTGGCGCATTAGTCTATATCGGTAAGGGGGCGTATCCTCCCGCCTGGCTTGCTGAATTGCTGGCCGCTAAAAACCGTGCGTTGGCAGCACCCACGTTTGCAGCCTGCGGGCTCTATTTTGCGGGTGTCGACTATGATGCCCGCTGGCAAATAAAAGTCGGCGCTGGTGATGCGGTGAGCGCGCCGATCATATTCGTTCCGCCGATCACTCCACCCATTCCGGCCTGA
- a CDS encoding phosphoribosylanthranilate isomerase, whose amino-acid sequence MPRTRIKICGITRAEDRDAAIAAGVDALGFVFYPPSQRYVAPEKAAQLVSPIPAFVTRVGLFVNAEPATVHSVLAEVALNVLQFHGDEDAAYCRQFGRPWIKAARVRHGLDLLEYARAFDGACGLLLDAFVDGYGGGGKEFDWSLIPSSLPLPVILSGGLQVSNIQQAVRVIRPWAVDVSSGVEVAKGIKDAEKIAQFIAGVRNADA is encoded by the coding sequence ATGCCCAGAACCCGTATCAAGATTTGCGGCATAACCCGCGCTGAAGACCGTGATGCGGCCATTGCAGCGGGTGTCGATGCGCTCGGGTTTGTGTTTTATCCACCAAGCCAAAGATATGTTGCCCCAGAAAAAGCGGCGCAACTTGTGTCGCCGATACCCGCATTTGTTACTCGCGTCGGGCTATTCGTTAACGCCGAGCCTGCCACTGTTCATTCTGTGTTGGCAGAGGTTGCGTTGAATGTGCTGCAATTTCATGGCGATGAAGATGCCGCTTATTGCCGCCAGTTTGGCAGGCCATGGATCAAGGCGGCACGTGTAAGACACGGGCTTGATTTGCTAGAATACGCGCGCGCTTTTGACGGGGCATGTGGTTTATTGCTGGACGCCTTTGTCGACGGTTATGGCGGCGGTGGTAAAGAATTTGACTGGTCGCTGATCCCCTCATCGTTACCCTTGCCTGTGATTCTTTCAGGCGGGTTGCAGGTTTCCAATATTCAACAAGCCGTGCGTGTCATCCGTCCCTGGGCGGTGGATGTCAGTAGTGGCGTCGAAGTGGCCAAGGGCATTAAAGACGCTGAAAAGATAGCCCAATTTATTGCCGGAGTGCGTAATGCAGATGCCTGA
- the trpB gene encoding tryptophan synthase subunit beta: MQMPDLPYNLPDARGHFGPYGGVFVGETLMPALTELREAYAAAQADPAFQAEFADDLKHYVGRPSPIYHAKRWSNLLGGAQIFLKREDLNHTGAHKINNCIGQALLARRMGKPRVIAETGAGQHGVATATVAARYGMECVVYMGSEDVKRQAANVYRMKLLGATVVPVESGSKTLKDALNEAMRDWVTNVANTFYIIGTVAGPHPYPMMVRDFQQVIGEECKVQMPELIGRQPDAVIACVGGGSNAMGIFYPYIAHADVQLIGVEAEGFGLATGKHSASLTAGRPGVLHGNRTYLLQDENGQVIETHSISAGLDYPGVGPEHAWLKDTGRASYVTIDDAAALAAFHDLCHIEGIIPALESSHALAYAAKLAPTLGKDKMLLVNLSGRGDKDMHTVAEKSGIQF; encoded by the coding sequence ATGCAGATGCCTGATTTACCTTATAACTTGCCGGACGCGCGTGGCCATTTCGGTCCCTACGGCGGTGTTTTCGTTGGTGAAACGTTGATGCCGGCACTCACTGAACTGCGTGAGGCCTATGCCGCAGCGCAAGCTGACCCAGCGTTTCAGGCCGAGTTTGCTGACGACCTGAAACATTATGTAGGTCGCCCTAGCCCGATATACCACGCCAAGCGTTGGTCCAATTTATTGGGTGGCGCGCAGATTTTCCTCAAGCGTGAAGACTTGAATCACACCGGCGCGCACAAAATAAACAATTGTATCGGCCAGGCGTTGCTGGCGCGTCGCATGGGTAAGCCACGGGTCATCGCAGAGACAGGTGCCGGTCAGCATGGCGTGGCTACAGCCACAGTGGCGGCTCGCTATGGGATGGAGTGCGTGGTGTACATGGGGTCAGAAGACGTTAAACGGCAAGCCGCCAACGTCTACCGCATGAAGCTGCTTGGCGCAACGGTTGTGCCCGTTGAGTCCGGCTCGAAAACATTGAAGGATGCGCTCAACGAAGCCATGCGCGACTGGGTAACCAATGTTGCCAATACCTTTTACATCATCGGTACGGTGGCCGGCCCCCACCCTTACCCGATGATGGTGCGGGACTTTCAGCAAGTGATCGGTGAGGAATGCAAGGTGCAAATGCCTGAACTCATCGGCCGTCAGCCGGATGCTGTGATTGCTTGTGTCGGCGGAGGGTCTAATGCAATGGGCATTTTTTATCCCTACATTGCACATGCCGATGTCCAGTTGATCGGCGTGGAGGCGGAAGGTTTTGGGCTGGCTACCGGCAAACATTCGGCCTCATTGACCGCCGGCCGCCCGGGGGTGCTGCACGGTAACCGCACCTATCTGTTGCAAGATGAAAATGGCCAGGTGATTGAAACGCATTCAATTTCCGCCGGACTTGATTACCCAGGCGTGGGTCCGGAGCACGCGTGGTTGAAGGATACTGGCCGTGCAAGCTACGTCACCATCGATGATGCGGCTGCGTTAGCTGCGTTCCATGATCTATGTCACATTGAAGGCATTATCCCGGCGCTGGAATCCAGCCATGCATTAGCTTATGCGGCAAAGTTGGCGCCTACCCTGGGTAAAGACAAAATGCTCCTCGTTAATCTTTCTGGCCGCGGCGATAAAGATATGCACACTGTGGCTGAAAAATCCGGAATCCAGTTCTGA
- the trpA gene encoding tryptophan synthase subunit alpha, which yields MSRIAATFSRLSQAHRKALIPFITAGDPHPDLTPPLMCALVEGGADIIELGVPFSDPMADGPTVQRASERALAQGMTLRRVLALVSEFRQSDQVTPIVLMGYANPIESYGIDVFARDAHSAGVDGVLVVDYPPEECAEFAAAMKQVQLDPIFLLAPTSTSRRYAEVAALGSGYLYYVSLKGVTGAGHLDMEEVARRIPEIRAQVGMPVGVGFGIRDAATAARIAAMADAVVIGSRIIEEIEGGPAADAPARVKALLAGFRLAIDQEPHS from the coding sequence ATGTCACGCATAGCCGCAACCTTTTCCCGTTTGAGTCAGGCACATCGCAAAGCGCTGATTCCCTTCATTACCGCGGGGGACCCGCATCCTGATTTAACCCCGCCGCTGATGTGTGCATTGGTTGAGGGCGGGGCTGACATCATTGAGCTGGGCGTGCCGTTTTCTGATCCAATGGCCGATGGCCCCACCGTGCAGCGCGCCTCTGAGCGGGCTTTAGCGCAAGGCATGACATTGCGCCGGGTACTGGCCTTGGTGAGCGAATTTCGCCAGTCAGATCAGGTGACGCCTATTGTGCTGATGGGTTATGCCAACCCGATTGAATCATATGGCATAGATGTCTTTGCCCGTGATGCCCATAGCGCCGGTGTGGATGGTGTGCTGGTGGTTGATTACCCGCCCGAAGAATGCGCTGAATTCGCTGCAGCGATGAAGCAGGTGCAGCTAGATCCGATATTTTTGCTAGCACCCACCTCGACCTCCCGGCGTTATGCCGAAGTAGCTGCGTTGGGTAGTGGCTATCTATACTACGTCTCGCTCAAAGGCGTTACGGGCGCAGGGCATCTCGATATGGAAGAAGTCGCGCGGCGTATCCCGGAGATTCGAGCACAGGTCGGCATGCCGGTCGGTGTGGGCTTTGGTATTCGCGATGCGGCAACCGCCGCACGTATTGCCGCTATGGCCGATGCTGTCGTCATCGGCAGCCGCATCATCGAAGAAATCGAAGGCGGGCCAGCAGCCGATGCACCGGCGCGTGTGAAAGCCTTGCTTGCCGGGTTTCGTCTTGCGATTGATCAGGAGCCTCATTCATGA
- the accD gene encoding acetyl-CoA carboxylase, carboxyltransferase subunit beta, giving the protein MSWLQKLLPPKIKRSPGGRKSMPEGLWSKCPACEAVLYASDLENNQQVCPKCSHHHRLRARARLNLLLDEEGRFEIGAEVLPMDPLKFKDGKRYTDRLAAANTETDESDALVVMQGAIKTVPVVVACFEFDFMGGSMGSVVGERFVRGVQAALELNAPFICITASGGARMQEGLFSLMQMAKTTAAVAKLANQSLPFMTLLTDPTMGGVSASFAFVGDIVIAEPGALIGFAGPRVIEQTVRQKLPEGFQRAEFLLEKGAIDMIVDRRELRDKLASLITLLMRMPAP; this is encoded by the coding sequence ATGAGCTGGTTGCAGAAACTTCTTCCTCCCAAGATCAAGCGTTCGCCAGGTGGCCGCAAATCCATGCCAGAAGGCTTATGGTCAAAATGCCCGGCCTGCGAGGCGGTGCTGTATGCCTCAGACCTGGAAAATAATCAGCAGGTTTGCCCAAAATGTAGTCATCATCATCGTCTTCGTGCTCGTGCGCGGCTGAATTTGTTACTCGATGAGGAAGGGCGTTTTGAAATTGGCGCAGAAGTACTGCCGATGGATCCACTCAAATTCAAAGACGGCAAACGGTATACTGATCGTCTTGCTGCAGCCAATACGGAGACTGACGAGAGCGATGCGCTAGTGGTCATGCAGGGTGCCATCAAAACCGTGCCCGTCGTCGTTGCCTGTTTTGAATTCGATTTCATGGGCGGCTCGATGGGTTCTGTGGTGGGCGAGCGTTTTGTTCGTGGGGTGCAGGCTGCTCTAGAACTCAATGCGCCGTTTATTTGTATTACCGCTTCAGGCGGCGCGCGGATGCAAGAAGGATTGTTTTCGTTGATGCAGATGGCCAAGACCACGGCAGCCGTTGCCAAGTTGGCGAACCAGTCCCTCCCTTTCATGACCCTGCTCACAGACCCCACCATGGGCGGGGTATCGGCGTCTTTTGCCTTTGTGGGCGACATCGTGATTGCAGAGCCAGGTGCGCTCATCGGTTTTGCTGGCCCGCGCGTCATTGAGCAAACTGTACGACAAAAACTGCCGGAAGGCTTTCAGCGTGCCGAGTTTCTGCTTGAAAAAGGCGCTATAGACATGATTGTTGATCGGCGTGAGCTGCGTGACAAGCTGGCTTCACTCATCACACTCTTGATGCGCATGCCCGCACCTTGA